The Xiphophorus hellerii strain 12219 chromosome 22, Xiphophorus_hellerii-4.1, whole genome shotgun sequence genome has a window encoding:
- the LOC116712643 gene encoding high affinity immunoglobulin gamma Fc receptor I-like isoform X2, with protein sequence MKEAAAQRLIFLISLLFWTSGQVLPVRLTVIPSRSQFFEHESVILICEDENRSDGWTVRRNTTRDTRAECKGWGTPFGSTCNMDYLLPGDTGLYWCESMSGSSSSSSSIQLSVSGGSVILQSPVLPVMEGDDVTLSCRTRNPTHNLPAAFYKDGSFIGDETTGNKILNSVKKSDEGLYKCNVKGHGESPSSRISVKEKPPTTSPPSSSSSSSVSPGPGSSSVSLPVLLPSASLCVLVFLFLLVQLVVYLYSKPKVMKEEEERMTSLPETSGCSRGNRRKPNQEQEML encoded by the exons ATGAAGGAAGCAGCTGCTCAGCGTCTGATCT ttctGATCTCACTGCTGTTCTGGACATCAGGTCAAG tcctcccagttcGTCTGACTGTGATTCCCAGCAGATCTCAGTTCTTTGAACATGAATCAGTGATTCTGATCTGTGAGGATGAAAACAGATCTGATGGATGGACTGTGAGGAGAAACACAACCAGAGACACCAGAGCTGAGTGTAAAGGATGGGGAACACCATTTGGTTCTACCTGTAACATGGACTACCTCCTCCCAGGTGATACTGGTCTGTACTGGTGTGAGTCCATGTctggatcctccagcagcagcagcagcatccagctCTCTGTCTCTG gtggatcagtgatcctgcagagtcctgtcctccctgtgatggagggagatgacgtcactctgagctgcagaacaAGGAATCCAACCCACAACCTCCCAGCTGCTTTCTATAAAGATGGCTCCTTCATTGGTGATGAAACTACTGGAAACAAGATTCTCAACTCAGTGAAGAAATCTGATGAAGGCCTCTATAAATGTAATGTCAAAGGTCATGGAGAGTCTCCATCCAGCAGGATCtctgtcaaag AGAAACCTCCAACCACCTCtccaccttcctcctcctcctcttcctcag TCTCACCTGGTCCAGGTTCTTCCTCCGTCTCTCTCCCAGTGTTGCTTCCCAGTGCAtctctttgtgttttggttttcctgtttttactgGTTCAACTGGTCGTATATTTGTACAGCAAACCTAAG GTgatgaaggaggaagaggagaggatgACATCACTTCCAGAAACATCAGGATGTTccagaggaaacagaagaaaaccaaaCCAGGAACAGGAAATG
- the LOC116712643 gene encoding uncharacterized protein LOC116712643 isoform X1, producing MKEAAAQRLIFLISLLFWTSGQVLPVRLTVIPSRSQFFEHESVILICEDENRSDGWTVRRNTTRDTRAECKGWGTPFGSTCNMDYLLPGDTGLYWCESMSGSSSSSSSIQLSVSGGSVILQSPVLPVMEGDDVTLSCRTRNPTHNLPAAFYKDGSFIGDETTGNKILNSVKKSDEGLYKCNVKGHGESPSSRISVKEKPPTTSPPSSSSSSSEKLTNISESTVSPGPGSSSVSLPVLLPSASLCVLVFLFLLVQLVVYLYSKPKVMKEEEERMTSLPETSGCSRGNRRKPNQEQEML from the exons ATGAAGGAAGCAGCTGCTCAGCGTCTGATCT ttctGATCTCACTGCTGTTCTGGACATCAGGTCAAG tcctcccagttcGTCTGACTGTGATTCCCAGCAGATCTCAGTTCTTTGAACATGAATCAGTGATTCTGATCTGTGAGGATGAAAACAGATCTGATGGATGGACTGTGAGGAGAAACACAACCAGAGACACCAGAGCTGAGTGTAAAGGATGGGGAACACCATTTGGTTCTACCTGTAACATGGACTACCTCCTCCCAGGTGATACTGGTCTGTACTGGTGTGAGTCCATGTctggatcctccagcagcagcagcagcatccagctCTCTGTCTCTG gtggatcagtgatcctgcagagtcctgtcctccctgtgatggagggagatgacgtcactctgagctgcagaacaAGGAATCCAACCCACAACCTCCCAGCTGCTTTCTATAAAGATGGCTCCTTCATTGGTGATGAAACTACTGGAAACAAGATTCTCAACTCAGTGAAGAAATCTGATGAAGGCCTCTATAAATGTAATGTCAAAGGTCATGGAGAGTCTCCATCCAGCAGGATCtctgtcaaag AGAAACCTCCAACCACCTCtccaccttcctcctcctcctcttcctcag AGAAACTCACCAACATCTCTGAGTCTACAGTCTCACCTGGTCCAGGTTCTTCCTCCGTCTCTCTCCCAGTGTTGCTTCCCAGTGCAtctctttgtgttttggttttcctgtttttactgGTTCAACTGGTCGTATATTTGTACAGCAAACCTAAG GTgatgaaggaggaagaggagaggatgACATCACTTCCAGAAACATCAGGATGTTccagaggaaacagaagaaaaccaaaCCAGGAACAGGAAATG